The following coding sequences are from one Streptomyces dengpaensis window:
- a CDS encoding aminoglycoside phosphotransferase family protein: MTHTDIEITAELVRDLLRDQHPDLADHPLRLGAHGWDNQLWRLGDDLAVRLPWATQSADALLRKEHAWLPSLAPHLPLPVPIPQRLGEPSERFPRPWIVTTWVPGMPADRAPATRAADAADGLAAFLTALHRPAPDQAPAGRGRGGAPADRAEQFAEQLVSATELGLVPEPEAVRAVWEDAATAPGWAGPAVWLHGDLHPANILTTDGTFCGVIDFGDLCAGDPACDLAAAWALLPDGAADRFHDAYQPIPDAATLRRARGWAVLRALSGILIGEAGVRGRPGGKPTWGPPAHAALRRLIAAARR; encoded by the coding sequence ATGACCCACACCGACATCGAGATCACCGCTGAATTGGTCCGGGATCTGCTGCGCGACCAGCACCCCGACCTGGCCGATCACCCTTTGAGGCTCGGCGCGCACGGCTGGGACAACCAGCTGTGGCGGCTCGGCGACGACCTCGCCGTCCGGTTGCCCTGGGCGACGCAGTCTGCGGACGCTCTGCTGCGCAAGGAGCACGCCTGGTTGCCCTCCCTCGCCCCGCACCTTCCTTTGCCGGTGCCCATCCCGCAGCGCCTCGGGGAGCCATCCGAGCGGTTTCCGCGGCCCTGGATCGTCACCACATGGGTGCCGGGCATGCCCGCCGACCGCGCCCCCGCCACACGCGCTGCAGATGCGGCCGACGGCTTGGCCGCCTTCCTGACGGCTCTTCACCGACCCGCTCCCGACCAAGCACCCGCCGGCCGTGGCCGCGGCGGCGCGCCGGCCGACCGCGCCGAGCAGTTCGCCGAGCAACTCGTCTCGGCCACCGAGCTGGGGCTGGTCCCCGAGCCGGAAGCCGTCCGCGCGGTGTGGGAAGACGCCGCCACCGCGCCCGGCTGGGCGGGCCCGGCAGTGTGGCTCCACGGCGACCTGCACCCGGCCAACATCCTCACCACGGACGGCACCTTCTGCGGCGTGATCGACTTCGGCGATCTCTGCGCGGGCGATCCGGCCTGCGACCTCGCCGCCGCGTGGGCGCTGCTGCCGGACGGCGCCGCCGACCGCTTCCATGACGCCTACCAACCGATCCCGGACGCCGCGACCCTGCGCCGCGCCCGCGGCTGGGCAGTGCTGCGCGCCCTCAGCGGCATCCTCATCGGAGAGGCCGGTGTCCGCGGCCGCCCTGGCGGCAAGCCCACCTGGGGCCCACCCGCCCACGCCGCACTGCGACGCCTCATCGCGGCGGCCCGTCGCTGA
- a CDS encoding DUF6479 family protein: MASFELIAASETVNAIGAFVGGLFIAGALVWAVRLGISVRSKELPPPRPEEQPRLPDGGAVHEEREIREPDEVPRAADESERLMPYNMHAAGTKHAADQHRKRWVPGSSGSFGGGGPGKT, from the coding sequence ATGGCGAGCTTTGAACTCATCGCGGCGAGCGAGACCGTGAACGCCATCGGTGCCTTCGTCGGTGGTCTCTTCATCGCCGGCGCGCTGGTCTGGGCCGTCCGGCTGGGCATCAGCGTGCGGAGCAAGGAACTGCCCCCGCCCCGCCCCGAAGAGCAGCCCAGGCTGCCCGACGGTGGAGCGGTGCACGAAGAGAGGGAGATACGGGAACCCGACGAGGTTCCGCGCGCCGCGGACGAGAGCGAGCGGCTGATGCCGTACAACATGCACGCGGCAGGGACCAAGCACGCTGCGGACCAGCATCGGAAGCGCTGGGTTCCGGGATCCAGCGGGTCCTTCGGCGGCGGTGGACCCGGCAAGACCTAG
- a CDS encoding NUDIX domain-containing protein, translating into MTAGIDTPDRRGRTGLDRVGRDLHGNPRVKVRDVRLLSCHWYVERTTTFDFQHADGTWTTQERETHDRGNGATLLLYDAERETVLLTRQFRYPVYVNGHPDGMLVETPGGLLDEEDEHPEVAVRREVTEETGHTVGEVHHVFDVYMSPGSVTERVSFYAASYGPSTRTHEGGGLDEEGEDIEIVELPFRRALDMIRTGEIADAKTIMLLQWAALEGPFKTA; encoded by the coding sequence ATGACCGCGGGCATCGACACCCCGGACCGCCGGGGCCGCACCGGACTCGACCGCGTCGGCCGCGACCTGCACGGCAACCCCCGCGTCAAGGTCCGGGACGTGCGACTCCTGTCCTGCCACTGGTACGTGGAACGCACCACCACCTTCGACTTCCAGCACGCCGACGGCACCTGGACCACCCAGGAGCGCGAGACGCACGACCGCGGCAACGGAGCCACCCTCCTGCTCTATGACGCCGAGCGCGAAACCGTGCTGCTGACCAGGCAGTTCCGCTACCCGGTGTACGTCAACGGGCACCCCGACGGCATGCTCGTCGAGACACCGGGAGGGCTGCTCGACGAGGAGGACGAGCATCCCGAAGTCGCCGTGCGGCGCGAGGTGACCGAGGAGACCGGGCACACCGTCGGCGAGGTCCACCACGTCTTCGACGTCTACATGAGCCCCGGCTCGGTCACCGAGCGCGTGAGCTTCTACGCCGCCTCGTACGGCCCCTCCACTCGGACGCACGAGGGCGGAGGCCTGGACGAGGAGGGCGAGGACATCGAGATCGTCGAACTGCCCTTCCGCCGCGCCCTGGACATGATCCGCACCGGGGAGATCGCCGACGCGAAGACGATCATGCTGTTGCAATGGGCGGCTCTGGAGGGGCCGTTCAAGACGGCTTGA
- a CDS encoding glyceraldehyde-3-phosphate dehydrogenase, with product MTVNDDSFTNWKNREEIAESMIPIIGKLHRERDVTVLLHSRSLVNKSVVSILKTHRFARQIAGEELSVTDTLPFLQALTALDLGPSQIDIGMLAATYRADDRGLTVDAFTAEAVAGAAGANKIERGEGRDVVLYGFGRIGRLVARLLIEKSGSGNGLRLRAIVVRQGGGRPVEDLVKRASLLRRDSIHGQFQGTITVDEANSTIIANGNEIKVIYAGDPSEVDYTAYGIKDAILIDNTGKWRDREGLSQHLRPGIDKVVLTAPGKGDVPNIVHGVNHDMVKPDEQILSCASCTTNAIVPPLKAMDDEYGVLRGHVETVHSFTNDQNLLDNYHKADRRGRSAPLNMVITETGAASAVAKALPDLKAPITGSSIRVPVPDVSIAILSLRLGRETTREEVLDHLREVSLTSPLKRQIDFTTAPDAVSSDFIGSRHASIVDAGATKVDGDNAILYLWYDNEFGYSCQVIRVVQHVSGVEYPTYPAPVV from the coding sequence GTGACTGTCAACGACGACTCGTTCACCAACTGGAAGAACCGCGAGGAGATCGCGGAGTCGATGATCCCGATCATCGGGAAGCTGCACAGGGAGCGGGACGTCACCGTCCTGCTGCACAGCCGCTCCTTGGTGAACAAGTCAGTGGTCAGCATCCTCAAGACCCACCGGTTCGCCCGGCAGATCGCCGGTGAGGAACTCTCGGTCACCGACACGCTGCCGTTCCTGCAGGCACTGACCGCGCTCGATCTCGGACCTTCCCAGATCGACATCGGCATGCTCGCCGCGACCTACAGGGCCGACGACCGGGGTCTGACGGTGGACGCGTTCACCGCCGAGGCCGTCGCCGGCGCCGCGGGTGCCAACAAGATCGAGCGCGGCGAGGGCCGCGACGTCGTCCTCTACGGGTTCGGCCGCATCGGCCGCCTCGTCGCCCGCCTGCTCATCGAGAAGTCCGGCTCCGGCAACGGCCTGCGGCTGCGCGCCATCGTCGTCCGCCAGGGCGGCGGCCGGCCCGTCGAGGATCTCGTCAAGCGGGCCTCGCTGCTGCGCCGCGACTCCATCCACGGCCAGTTCCAGGGCACGATCACCGTCGACGAGGCGAACAGCACGATCATCGCCAACGGCAACGAGATCAAGGTGATCTACGCGGGCGACCCGTCGGAGGTCGACTACACGGCGTACGGCATCAAGGACGCCATCCTCATCGACAACACCGGCAAGTGGCGCGACCGCGAGGGCCTGTCGCAGCATCTGCGCCCCGGAATCGACAAGGTCGTCCTGACCGCGCCGGGCAAGGGCGACGTCCCCAACATCGTGCACGGCGTCAACCACGACATGGTCAAGCCGGACGAGCAGATCCTGTCCTGCGCGTCCTGCACGACCAACGCGATCGTTCCGCCGCTGAAGGCGATGGACGACGAGTACGGTGTGCTGCGCGGCCACGTGGAGACCGTCCACTCGTTCACCAACGACCAGAACCTGCTGGACAATTACCACAAGGCCGACCGCCGCGGCCGCTCGGCGCCGCTCAACATGGTGATCACCGAGACCGGTGCCGCCTCCGCGGTCGCCAAGGCGCTGCCCGACCTCAAGGCACCGATCACCGGCAGCTCGATCCGCGTCCCGGTGCCGGACGTCTCGATCGCGATCCTCAGCCTGCGGCTCGGCCGCGAGACCACCCGTGAGGAGGTCCTCGACCACCTCCGCGAGGTGTCGCTGACCTCACCGCTGAAGCGCCAGATCGACTTCACCACCGCCCCCGACGCGGTCTCCAGCGACTTCATCGGCTCGCGTCACGCCTCGATCGTCGACGCCGGCGCCACCAAGGTCGACGGCGACAACGCGATCCTCTACCTCTGGTACGACAACGAGTTCGGCTACTCCTGCCAGGTCATCCGCGTCGTCCAGCACGTCTCCGGGGTCGAGTACCCGACGTACCCGGCTCCGGTGGTCTGA
- a CDS encoding ATP-dependent DNA ligase translates to MRLPLIAPMLATPGTLPPAGQDMRWAYETKHDGQRAVVYLPGDGSVLLRARSGEDITAAYPELRALGGTLGATPAILDGEVLVLDEQGRGDFQLLQSRMGLAQSPARAARRAAEAPAHLVLFDVMYLRGDLTGLRYARRRRELEGLALTGPFWSTPSALVGHGELALRATRESGLEGLVCKRLDSVYEPGVRSRAWIKIRNVRTADVIVGGWVPGKGRLSGLPGAVLVGQRDAGRLRYVGSVGTGWSEAERSELARLLGAAATDRCPFDSVPRVSGARWVVPRLVGEVRYSTRTRAGLLRQPSWLRLRRDLAPEDSAADLP, encoded by the coding sequence GTGAGACTGCCGCTGATCGCTCCCATGCTCGCCACACCCGGCACCCTGCCGCCCGCCGGGCAGGACATGCGCTGGGCGTACGAGACGAAGCATGACGGGCAGCGCGCCGTGGTCTACCTCCCCGGAGACGGAAGCGTGCTGCTGCGCGCCCGCTCGGGGGAGGACATCACCGCCGCGTATCCCGAACTCCGTGCACTGGGCGGCACGCTCGGCGCGACCCCCGCGATCCTGGACGGCGAGGTCCTGGTCCTGGACGAACAGGGGCGGGGCGACTTCCAGCTCCTGCAGTCCCGCATGGGACTGGCCCAGTCGCCGGCCAGGGCGGCGCGTCGCGCGGCGGAGGCTCCCGCGCATCTCGTCCTGTTCGACGTCATGTACTTGCGGGGCGATCTGACGGGCCTGCGCTACGCGCGACGGCGGCGGGAGCTGGAAGGCCTCGCCCTCACCGGGCCCTTCTGGTCGACGCCCTCCGCGCTCGTCGGCCATGGTGAGCTGGCCCTGCGGGCGACGCGCGAAAGCGGTCTGGAGGGGCTGGTCTGCAAGCGGTTGGACTCCGTCTACGAGCCCGGGGTGCGCTCCCGCGCCTGGATCAAGATCCGCAACGTGCGCACCGCGGATGTCATCGTCGGCGGCTGGGTCCCCGGCAAGGGGCGCCTGTCAGGACTGCCCGGTGCGGTACTGGTGGGACAGCGCGACGCGGGGCGGCTGCGCTATGTCGGGAGCGTGGGGACGGGCTGGAGCGAGGCCGAGCGGTCGGAACTCGCCCGGCTGCTGGGAGCCGCGGCGACCGACCGCTGCCCGTTCGACAGCGTCCCACGGGTGTCAGGCGCGCGCTGGGTCGTTCCGCGGCTGGTCGGCGAGGTCCGGTACAGCACCCGTACCCGGGCCGGACTGCTGCGGCAGCCGTCGTGGCTGCGCCTGCGCCGGGACCTGGCCCCCGAGGACTCCGCGGCGGATCTCCCGTAG
- a CDS encoding Gfo/Idh/MocA family protein — MTGTSQNWPHAPVEVGLVGAGPWARAVHARVLAAGPETRLTSVWARRPEAARATAAPYGAGVAATFEELLDGCEAVAFAVPPAVQAQLAPQAAKAGKALLLEKPIALDLPSARRLVGAIDTAGVVSQLVLTNRYHPVTQQFLKAAQGLDTVGARSCCLSGAFLGGDFATPWRLEHGALLDLGPHLLDLLDAALGPIVRVRGAGDVRRWIELTCEHESGAVSQASLSGAVELERGLMRVELFGRHPEHVFDSSALDHEELWPVLRREFATAVRTGRSGAIDAHRGLYLQTLMAHALDS, encoded by the coding sequence GTGACCGGAACCTCGCAGAACTGGCCCCACGCACCCGTCGAGGTCGGGCTCGTCGGTGCAGGGCCGTGGGCACGCGCCGTGCACGCGCGCGTGCTCGCCGCCGGGCCCGAGACGCGGCTGACGTCGGTGTGGGCACGCCGCCCCGAGGCGGCCCGTGCGACGGCGGCCCCCTACGGTGCGGGCGTCGCCGCGACCTTCGAGGAACTGCTCGACGGCTGCGAGGCGGTCGCCTTCGCGGTTCCGCCCGCCGTGCAGGCGCAGCTCGCGCCGCAGGCCGCGAAGGCGGGCAAGGCCCTGCTCCTGGAGAAGCCGATCGCGCTGGATCTGCCGTCGGCGCGGCGTCTCGTGGGCGCCATCGACACCGCCGGCGTCGTCTCCCAGCTCGTCCTGACGAACCGCTACCACCCGGTCACCCAGCAGTTCTTGAAGGCCGCCCAGGGTCTCGACACCGTAGGCGCACGGTCCTGCTGCCTGAGCGGCGCCTTCCTGGGCGGCGACTTCGCGACCCCGTGGCGCCTCGAACACGGTGCTCTGCTGGACCTCGGGCCGCACCTCCTCGACCTGCTGGACGCGGCTCTGGGGCCGATCGTCCGGGTGCGCGGTGCCGGGGACGTCCGCCGCTGGATCGAGCTCACCTGCGAGCACGAGAGCGGAGCCGTCAGCCAGGCGTCCCTGTCGGGGGCGGTCGAACTCGAGCGGGGCTTGATGCGGGTCGAGCTGTTCGGCCGGCACCCGGAGCACGTGTTCGACAGTTCGGCACTCGACCACGAGGAACTCTGGCCCGTGCTGCGCCGGGAGTTCGCCACCGCCGTACGGACGGGGCGGTCCGGCGCGATCGATGCCCATCGTGGGCTGTATCTGCAGACCCTCATGGCCCATGCGTTGGACAGCTAG
- the glgB gene encoding 1,4-alpha-glucan branching enzyme: MTVRTASVNTRPVAPASLDATDRGRLLSGAHHDPHALLGAHPVPGGIVFRALRPYAQAVAVVVNGRRTKLDDVGDGVFSGVLPLDAIPEYTLVVTYDGTEFEVQDPYRFLPALGELDLHLISEGRHEELWRALGAHPMSHQGVPGTRFTVWAPNAQGVRVCGDFCHWDGNTGFPMRSLGSSGVWELFLPGVGEGTTYKFDITRPDGTRTLRADPMARRTEVPPATASIVTSSSYEWSDAEWMADREKRRAVHEAPFSVYEVHLPSWRTGLTYRQLAEQLPTYVADLGFTHVQLMPVAEHPFGGSWGYQVTGFYAPTARLGSPDDFRHLVDALHQAGIGVLMDWVPAHFPRDDWALAEFDGRPLYEHEDPRRAAHPDWGTLEFDYGRREVRNFLVANAVYWCEEFHIDGLRVDAVASMLYLDYSREPGQWAPNEHGGRENLDAVAFLQEMNATVYRRNPGFVTIAEESTAWDGVTRATSDGGLGFGLKWNMGWMHDSLEYVQRDPIHRKYHHNEMTFSMVYAYSENYVLPISHDEVVHGKQSLVSKMPGDWWQQRANVRAYLGFMWAHPGKQLLFMGQEFAQGAEWSEGHGPDWWLLDPAYGAEADHRGVRDLVHDLNAVYRRESALWQRDTDPSGFAWIVSDAADDNVFAFLRHAADGTPLLAITHFSPAVRHGYRLGVPDDITAWHEILNTDSHRYGGSDVLNPDPVKPEPIGAHDRPASIQLTLPPLATVWLRPA, from the coding sequence GTGACAGTCCGCACCGCATCGGTCAACACACGGCCGGTCGCTCCCGCTTCGCTGGACGCGACGGACCGGGGGCGTCTGCTGTCCGGGGCCCACCACGATCCGCACGCGCTGCTGGGCGCACACCCGGTGCCGGGCGGCATCGTGTTCCGCGCACTGCGTCCTTACGCCCAGGCAGTGGCCGTGGTGGTGAACGGGCGGCGCACGAAGCTGGACGACGTGGGCGACGGCGTCTTCTCCGGCGTACTGCCGCTCGATGCCATCCCCGAGTACACGCTGGTGGTGACCTATGACGGCACCGAGTTCGAGGTGCAGGACCCGTACCGCTTCCTGCCCGCGTTGGGCGAACTCGATCTGCACCTGATCAGCGAGGGGCGCCACGAGGAACTGTGGCGCGCGCTGGGCGCCCACCCGATGAGCCATCAGGGAGTCCCCGGCACCCGCTTCACGGTGTGGGCCCCGAACGCGCAGGGCGTCAGGGTCTGCGGGGACTTCTGCCACTGGGACGGCAACACGGGATTTCCGATGCGGTCGCTCGGATCCTCTGGAGTGTGGGAGCTGTTCCTTCCCGGTGTCGGTGAGGGAACGACCTATAAGTTCGACATCACCCGCCCCGACGGTACACGCACGCTGCGCGCCGACCCGATGGCCCGCCGCACCGAGGTGCCTCCGGCGACGGCCTCGATCGTGACGTCGTCGTCGTATGAGTGGAGCGACGCGGAGTGGATGGCGGATCGGGAGAAGCGGCGGGCGGTGCACGAAGCGCCGTTCTCGGTCTATGAGGTGCATCTGCCGTCCTGGCGAACCGGCCTGACGTACCGCCAGCTGGCGGAGCAACTTCCCACGTATGTGGCCGACTTGGGCTTCACCCACGTCCAGCTGATGCCGGTGGCCGAGCATCCCTTCGGCGGCTCGTGGGGCTACCAGGTGACGGGCTTCTACGCGCCGACGGCACGCCTCGGCAGCCCCGACGACTTCCGGCACCTGGTGGACGCGCTGCACCAGGCCGGGATCGGCGTCCTGATGGACTGGGTACCCGCGCACTTCCCGCGCGACGACTGGGCGCTGGCCGAGTTCGACGGCCGGCCCCTGTACGAACACGAGGACCCGCGGCGGGCCGCGCACCCCGACTGGGGCACCCTGGAGTTCGACTACGGGCGCCGCGAGGTGCGCAACTTCCTGGTCGCCAACGCCGTGTACTGGTGCGAGGAGTTCCACATCGACGGGCTGCGCGTCGACGCCGTCGCCTCGATGCTGTACCTCGACTACTCGCGCGAACCCGGCCAATGGGCCCCCAATGAGCACGGCGGCCGGGAGAACCTCGACGCGGTCGCCTTCCTCCAGGAGATGAACGCCACCGTCTACCGCCGCAACCCCGGTTTCGTGACGATCGCCGAGGAGTCCACGGCCTGGGACGGCGTCACCCGGGCCACCTCGGACGGTGGTCTCGGCTTCGGGTTGAAGTGGAACATGGGCTGGATGCACGACTCGCTCGAGTACGTGCAGCGCGACCCGATTCATCGCAAGTACCACCACAACGAGATGACGTTCTCGATGGTGTACGCCTACAGCGAGAACTACGTCCTGCCGATTTCCCACGACGAAGTCGTCCACGGCAAGCAGTCCCTCGTATCGAAGATGCCGGGCGACTGGTGGCAGCAACGCGCCAACGTACGGGCGTACTTGGGCTTCATGTGGGCCCACCCCGGCAAACAACTCCTCTTCATGGGCCAGGAGTTCGCCCAGGGGGCCGAGTGGTCCGAGGGGCACGGGCCCGACTGGTGGCTGCTCGACCCCGCCTACGGGGCCGAGGCCGACCACCGGGGTGTGCGCGACCTGGTCCACGACCTCAACGCCGTCTACCGACGCGAATCCGCCCTCTGGCAGCGCGACACCGACCCCTCCGGGTTCGCCTGGATCGTCAGCGACGCCGCCGACGACAACGTCTTCGCCTTCCTCCGCCACGCCGCCGACGGCACCCCGCTGCTCGCCATCACCCACTTCTCCCCCGCCGTACGCCACGGCTACCGCCTAGGCGTCCCCGACGACATCACCGCCTGGCACGAGATCCTCAACACCGACTCCCACCGCTACGGCGGCAGCGACGTCCTCAACCCCGACCCGGTCAAGCCGGAACCCATCGGCGCCCACGACCGCCCGGCCAGCATCCAGCTGACCCTGCCACCCCTCGCCACCGTGTGGCTGCGACCGGCGTAA
- a CDS encoding SpoIIE family protein phosphatase, producing the protein MTGSAGLEDQATASLATLLSGAVTDAIRAARGFAGGVYLRSSTPGLLRLAVLAGLPGQLFRPWWHMYMDRPLPVADVHRSGVEVLLADATETMRRYPQLAAGLPFPFGSLYVPVVGASIPFGVLTVLRPSASDATEVLPDRDRMTTVADELGAALAALEKAGTGVFWDGEPLCRRPPVACPSSRAVGGFTWDPADGTVTADDALWTLLGTSGEGFAGTPEALAYAVNHENPRLLLAALRETAAGRPPPHPLPVRTADGGLRLLELWTSGAAPAPPYRVSGVVVDPGPGTAADGAADLLPEGVFALDRLGLITYANPRAAELLGLARTELLGRPLLQAVPWLDRPAYEDHLRGALLSPDPVHFQVTRPRGDGREATSGSTEGASLTLSVYPGPDSLTCKIVPVGRVADTTVATPFDTRSVAAEQPDADAPGTDAVTTAPLYRPIALAIALTEAVTARQVSEMVMRELLPAFGGRRLAIYLVQDRRLYLAWETGFPQGFLAQFDGAGLDAKLPGVEALTSGRPLFFESMERLEAAYPGMALDASHGARAYLPLIASGRPVGSCTLGFDRPRGFSTEDRTVLTALAGLIAQALERARRYDNEAALARGLQEALLPHRLSAHPLVRTTGRYLPGTLGMDVGGDWYDVVEAGDGLALVIGDVQGHGVQAAATMGQLRSAVRAFAHGDHSPDEVMNGTNRLLIDLDPGQFASCCYVRLDPVTGVVRAARAGHPQPLLRHPDGRTEVLDLPGGVVLGVDRDARYPVTDLLLEPDAVLALYTDGLVERPGTDIDEGVETLRATLSRASSPPGRRGGPSLSRAADLLTAEARKATERPDDIALLLTTRRSPGGGGQYRSQGGVGH; encoded by the coding sequence ATGACTGGGAGCGCCGGGCTTGAGGACCAGGCGACGGCAAGCCTGGCCACCCTGCTCAGCGGGGCCGTGACGGACGCGATCCGGGCGGCCCGCGGCTTCGCGGGGGGCGTCTATCTGCGCTCGAGCACCCCCGGGCTGCTGAGACTGGCCGTGCTCGCGGGGCTGCCCGGCCAGTTGTTCCGGCCTTGGTGGCACATGTACATGGACCGGCCGCTTCCCGTCGCCGATGTCCATCGCAGCGGCGTGGAGGTGCTGCTCGCCGACGCCACCGAGACGATGCGCCGCTATCCGCAACTGGCCGCGGGGCTGCCCTTCCCGTTCGGTTCGCTGTACGTCCCGGTCGTGGGCGCCTCGATCCCCTTCGGCGTCCTGACAGTCCTGCGGCCGTCGGCCTCGGACGCCACCGAGGTGCTGCCGGACCGTGACCGGATGACCACGGTGGCGGATGAACTGGGTGCCGCTCTGGCGGCGCTGGAGAAGGCCGGGACGGGCGTCTTCTGGGACGGGGAGCCGCTCTGCAGGCGGCCACCGGTCGCCTGTCCTTCGTCACGGGCTGTCGGGGGGTTCACCTGGGATCCTGCCGACGGCACGGTCACCGCGGACGACGCCTTGTGGACCCTGCTCGGCACCAGCGGCGAGGGCTTCGCCGGAACGCCGGAGGCACTCGCCTACGCGGTGAACCACGAGAATCCGCGCCTGCTGCTGGCCGCGCTGCGCGAGACGGCCGCCGGGCGTCCACCGCCCCACCCGCTGCCGGTGCGCACCGCGGACGGCGGACTGCGTCTGCTGGAGCTGTGGACTTCGGGTGCGGCGCCCGCCCCGCCCTACCGGGTCAGCGGCGTGGTCGTCGATCCAGGCCCGGGCACGGCCGCGGACGGAGCTGCCGATCTGCTGCCGGAGGGCGTCTTCGCGCTCGACCGGCTCGGACTGATCACCTACGCCAACCCGCGCGCCGCCGAACTGCTCGGCCTGGCCCGGACAGAGCTGCTGGGGCGGCCACTGTTGCAGGCGGTGCCCTGGCTGGACCGGCCGGCGTACGAGGATCATCTGCGCGGCGCGCTGCTGTCACCGGATCCGGTGCACTTCCAGGTCACACGCCCGCGCGGAGACGGCCGCGAGGCGACTTCCGGGAGCACCGAAGGCGCCAGTCTGACCTTGTCGGTCTACCCCGGCCCCGACAGCCTGACGTGCAAGATCGTGCCGGTGGGGCGGGTCGCGGACACCACGGTCGCCACTCCGTTCGACACGAGATCGGTGGCGGCCGAACAGCCCGATGCGGACGCACCCGGGACCGACGCCGTGACGACCGCGCCGCTGTACCGGCCCATCGCCCTCGCCATCGCGCTGACCGAGGCCGTGACGGCCCGCCAGGTGTCCGAGATGGTGATGCGGGAGCTGCTGCCCGCGTTCGGCGGACGCCGCCTGGCCATCTATCTGGTCCAGGACCGGCGCCTGTACCTCGCCTGGGAGACCGGCTTCCCGCAGGGATTCCTCGCCCAGTTCGACGGGGCGGGGCTGGATGCCAAGCTGCCCGGGGTCGAGGCACTCACCAGTGGGCGCCCGCTCTTCTTCGAGTCGATGGAGCGGCTGGAGGCCGCCTATCCGGGCATGGCGCTGGACGCCAGTCACGGGGCCCGGGCGTACCTGCCGCTGATCGCCTCGGGGCGGCCCGTCGGCTCCTGCACCCTCGGCTTCGACCGGCCCCGCGGCTTCAGCACCGAGGACCGTACGGTCCTGACGGCGCTCGCCGGACTGATCGCGCAGGCCCTGGAGCGGGCGCGGCGCTACGACAACGAGGCGGCCCTCGCCCGTGGGCTCCAGGAGGCCCTGCTGCCGCACCGCCTGTCGGCGCATCCCCTGGTGCGGACGACCGGCCGGTATCTGCCCGGCACGCTCGGTATGGACGTGGGCGGCGACTGGTACGACGTCGTCGAGGCCGGCGACGGGCTCGCGCTGGTCATCGGCGATGTGCAGGGGCACGGCGTGCAGGCGGCTGCCACCATGGGTCAACTGCGCAGCGCGGTACGGGCGTTCGCGCACGGCGACCATTCCCCGGACGAGGTGATGAACGGCACCAACCGGCTGCTCATCGACCTCGATCCGGGTCAGTTCGCCAGTTGCTGCTATGTCCGCCTGGACCCGGTCACCGGCGTCGTCCGCGCCGCGCGGGCCGGGCATCCGCAGCCACTGCTGCGCCATCCCGACGGCCGCACCGAGGTGCTGGACCTGCCCGGCGGGGTGGTGCTCGGCGTGGACCGGGACGCGCGGTACCCCGTGACGGACCTGCTCCTGGAACCCGACGCCGTCCTGGCCCTGTACACGGACGGCCTGGTCGAGCGCCCCGGCACCGACATCGACGAGGGCGTCGAAACCCTCCGGGCGACCCTGTCGCGCGCGAGCAGCCCGCCCGGCAGGCGGGGCGGCCCTTCCTTGTCCCGTGCGGCCGACCTGCTCACGGCGGAGGCCCGGAAGGCCACCGAGCGCCCGGACGACATCGCGCTCCTTCTGACGACGCGCAGGTCGCCGGGCGGCGGGGGCCAGTACAGGTCGCAGGGCGGCGTGGGTCATTAG